CTTCTCCAGCACGCCTTCAATCCCGTGGACTGGGTTCCGTGGGGCGAGGAGGCCTTCGCGCGCGCCCGGGCCGAGGACCGTCCGATCTTCCTCTCCATCGGCTACGCGACCTGCCACTGGTGTCACGTCATGGAGCGCGAGTCCTTCGAGGACGAGGACGTGGCGGCGCTCCTCAACCGCGACTTCGTGTCGATCAAGGTGGACCGGGAGGAACGTCCCGACATCGACGGCGTCTACATGACGGCATGCCAGCTCATGACGGGGCAGGGGGGATGGCCTCTCACGATCGTGATGACGCCGGACAAGCAGCCCTTCTTCGCCGGAACCTATTTCCCGCGCGAGAGCATGGCCGGGCGGGCGGGGATGCTGGAACTGCTGCCCCGGCTCGCGGAGCTGTGGCGGGAGCGGCGTGAGGATGTCGAGGCGGCGGGGGCCTCGGCGCTGGCGGCCATCCGGGAGGTCGAGGTCCGCGGGCTGGGTTCCGGGGCGGGCGCGCTCGACGAAGAGGCGCTCCGCCGCGGTTTCGGCGAGCTGCGGGCCCGGTTCGACCCCCACCAGGGAGGGTTCTCCCGGGCCCCGAAGTTTCCGGCGCCGCACCAGCTCCTCTTCCTCCTGCGCTGGAGCGACCGCACCGGCGACAGGCGCGGCGTGGAGATGGTGGAGAAGACGCTCGTCTCCATGAGGCGGGGAGGCGTCTTCGACCACGTCGGGTACGGATTCCACCGCTACTCGACGGACGCCCGCTGGCTCGTCCCGCACTTCGAGAAGATGCTGTACGACCAGGCGCTGCTCGCCATGGCCTACACGGAGCTGTGGCAGATGACGGGCGACGACGCGCACCGGACGGTGGCCCGCGAGATCTACGAATACGTGGCGCGCGACCTCACGGACGCGGAGGGCGGCTTCTATTCCGCAGAAGACGCGGACAGCGAGGGGCGCGAAGGGGCGTTCTACGTGTGGACGCGGGATGAGTTCGACGAGGTGCTGTCGGCGGCGCTGGGGGAGGACGTGGCCGGCCTTGCGCGGCGCGCCTTCCGGATCGAGGCGCGCGGCAACTTCGCGGACGAGGCGTCGGGGCTCCGGACCGGCGAGAACATCCTGCACGCCGGTGAGACGCCCGCCGAGATCGCGGCGGCACTCGGGGAGGACGCCGACTACGTCGAGAAACGCCTGGAGGAGGCGCGCCGCGTCCTGTTCGAGAAGCGAACGACGCGGGAGCGCCCGCTGCTCGACGACAAGATTCTGACGGACTGGAACGGGCTCATGATCGCGGCGCTGGCGCGGAGCGGCCTCGCCTTCGGCGACGAATCGCTCGTCGGGGCGGCGGCGCGGGCGGCGGACTTCGTCCTCGGGCGGCTGCGCGACGGGGAGGGGCAGTTGCTGCACCGCTACCGGGACGGGGAATCGGCCATCTCCGCGGGCGCGGCAGACCACGCCTGCCTGATCTGGGGGCTGATCGAACTGTACGGGGCGACGTTCGACCCGCGCTGGCTTCGGGCGGCGCGCGATCTGCTGGACCCGCTCCTGGAGCGCTTCTGGGACCCCGACCGGCACGGCGTGTTCAACGTGGACGCGACGCAGACCGACGTGCCCGTCCGGCAGAAGGAGTTGTATGACGGGGCCACGCCCTCGGCCAACGCGACGACGTGGTACGTGCTCCTCCGGCTCGGGCGGCTCACGGGCGACCTCGAACTCCTGGACCGGGCGGAGGCGCTGCGCGGGGCGCTCGCCGGTCCCGTCGGCGGCGCGCCCTCCGCCCACACGATGTCGCTCGTCGCGCTCGATCTCGCCCTGGGCCCGGCGCAGGAAGTCGTAGTGACGGGAGACCCCGGCGACCCCGGCACGCGGCGCATGCTCGCCGCGCTCGCCGACCGCTACGGGCCCCGCACGGCCGTCCTCTTCAAGCCGGCGGGCACCCCGCCGGCGTCCGGCGGGCCGGTGGCGGAAGCGCTCGCGGAGATCGCGCCCTTCAGCGCCCCGCACGATCTCCTGGACGGGAAGGCGACGGCGTACGTTTGCACCGGCTTCGCGTGCCGGCGTCCCACGACCGACGTCGCGGAGATTCTGGAGCAACTCGCCGGATCGCCCCAGGACAACTGACCGCCCCAACGCAACCGACCACCCCGGGACAGACACTGGAGTTCGAGGCATGGGCCTGGACCAGACGATCTACGGAAACACGCTGTCGGCCTGGCTGATCGCCGCCGGCATCTACGCCGTCACGACCCTCGCGCTGTGGCTGCTCGAACGCTACGCGCTGCGGGCGTTCGCGCGCTTCGCGAGCCAGACCCGGACCTCGCTCGACGATCTCGTCGCGGATGTGCTCGGCGAGACGAAGTTCGGCCTCATCCTTTTCGTCGGGCTATTCGCCGCCTCGCTCGTCCTCGAACTCGATCCGGTCGTCGCGCTCGTGATTCGCCGCGCCGCGGTCATCGCCGTCGTCGTCCAGGGCGGGATCTGGGCGAACGCCGCGATCGCCTTCTGGGTGCGGCGGTTCGTGGATGCCACGGCGGGCGAGGACGCGGAGGCCGTGACCATGGTCGGCGCGCTCTCCTTCGTCGGCCGGCTCGCCGTGTGGTCCGTCGCGCTCCTCCTCATTCTCGACAACCTCGGGGTCGAAGTCGCGGCCCTCCTCGCGGGCCTGGGAATCGGAGGCATCGCCGTCGCCCTCGCGGCGCAGAACGTCCTCGGAGACCTGCTCGCATCGCTCTCCATCATCCTCGACAAACCCTTCGTCATCGGCGACTTCCTCGTCATTGGCGACTTCCAGGGGTCGGTGGAGCACATCGGCCTCAAGACGACCCGGCTGCGGAGTCTGGGGGGCGAGCAACTCATCCTCGGAAACAGCGACGTGATCAACACCCGGATCCGGAACCTCGGGCGCATGGCGGACCGGCGCGGGGCGCTGAAGATCGGCGTGACGTACGACACGCCGCGCGAGCTCCTCACGCAGATCCCCGGCTGGATCGAGGAGATCGTCGAGGCCCAGGAGGAGACCCGCTTCGACCGCTGCCACCTCTCGGGCTTCGCGGACTCCGCGATCGAGTTCGACACCATCTTCTACATGACCGTCCCCGAGTACGACCGCTTCATGGACGCGAAGCAGGCAGTGCTGCTCGCGCTTCACGAGCGGTTCGACCGGCACGGCGTCGAAATCGCCTACCCGACGCAGGTCGTCTACACGATCCCGGCGGCGCCGGCGGCTCGTTGACAGGAACCCGCGTGAACCGATAGTCTGGGCGGCTGTCGCCGTGGGGTCCGTCCCTGTGGCACACGGGTTCGGGACCCACACAGTTTTCTCTCCATTCCGGTACGGTTTCTGCGTGCGGTATGCGCGCCGAAGCGACGAGCGCCGGAACCAGACCAGCGAGCCAGTCGACACGCATGGACACCACGGACTTCTCGTTCCATACGAGTCCGATCATGCTGCTTTCGGGTACGGCGAATCCCGCCCTCGCGCAGGGCATCGCCGACGTGCTCGGAGAGCGGCTGTGCGACGTCACGATCAAGCGGTTCGCCGACGGCGAGATCTTCGTGCGCATCGACGAGAACGTCCGCGGACGCGACGTCTTCCTCATCCAGCCCACGAACCCGCCCGCGGAGAACGTGCTCGAACTCCTCATCCTCATCGACGCGGCGAAGCGCGCCTCGGCGGCGAGGGTCACGGCCGTCGTCCCGTACTACGGGTACGGCCGCTCCGACCGGAAGGATCAGCCGCGCGTGTCGATCGCGGCGAAGCTGCTCGCGAACCTGATGACGGCCGCGGGGGCGGACCGGGTTCTCTCGATCGACTTCCACCAGCACCAGATCCAGGGCTTCTTCGACATCCCGGTGGACCACCTGTATGCGGCTCCGGTCTTCCGGCGCTACTACGAGATGAAGAAGCTGGACAACCTGGTCGTCGTCGCGACGGATGTGAGCGCGGCGAAGATGGCGCGCGGCTACGCCCGCCGTCTCGGTGGAGACCTCGCGATCATCGACAAGCGGCGTCCGGCGCCGAACGAGGCGGAGGTCTCGAACATCGTGGGCGAGGTCGAGGGGAAGCACTGCATCGTGCCCGACGACATGATCGACACGGCGGGGACGATGGTGTCGGCCATCGAGGTGCTCAAGGAGCGCGGCGCGCTGGACGTCTACGTCCTCGCCACGCACCCCCTCTTCTCCGGTCCGGCGCTCGAGCGCCTCGGGTCGGCCGATGTGAAGGAGATCACGGTGACGGACACCGTGCCGCTCGCTCCGGGAGTGCAGGACGCGCTCCCCAACCTGACCGTGCTTTCCGTGGCGAGCCTGCTCGCGCAGGCCATCGAGAGCACGCACACGAACAGTTCCGTGAGCATGTTGTTCAAGTAGGAGACAAGATGACGAACGAATCCGTCAGACTGACGGCGCGGGCGCGGACGACGTCCGGAAAGGGCGCCGCGAGGCAGCTTCGCCGGAGCGGCGAGTTGCCCGCCGTCGTGTACGGGCGCCGCGATGAGACCGAGTCGCTGGCGCTGGACACGCATGAGCTTACGCGCCTTCTGAGCCGGATCCATGCGGCCACGACGGTGATCGACCTCGAGATCGACGGCAGCAAGCCGCGCCCGGTCCTGATCCGCGAGAT
This Candidatus Palauibacter polyketidifaciens DNA region includes the following protein-coding sequences:
- a CDS encoding thioredoxin domain-containing protein, producing MPDTRSRPAGRANRLAQEKSPYLLQHAFNPVDWVPWGEEAFARARAEDRPIFLSIGYATCHWCHVMERESFEDEDVAALLNRDFVSIKVDREERPDIDGVYMTACQLMTGQGGWPLTIVMTPDKQPFFAGTYFPRESMAGRAGMLELLPRLAELWRERREDVEAAGASALAAIREVEVRGLGSGAGALDEEALRRGFGELRARFDPHQGGFSRAPKFPAPHQLLFLLRWSDRTGDRRGVEMVEKTLVSMRRGGVFDHVGYGFHRYSTDARWLVPHFEKMLYDQALLAMAYTELWQMTGDDAHRTVAREIYEYVARDLTDAEGGFYSAEDADSEGREGAFYVWTRDEFDEVLSAALGEDVAGLARRAFRIEARGNFADEASGLRTGENILHAGETPAEIAAALGEDADYVEKRLEEARRVLFEKRTTRERPLLDDKILTDWNGLMIAALARSGLAFGDESLVGAAARAADFVLGRLRDGEGQLLHRYRDGESAISAGAADHACLIWGLIELYGATFDPRWLRAARDLLDPLLERFWDPDRHGVFNVDATQTDVPVRQKELYDGATPSANATTWYVLLRLGRLTGDLELLDRAEALRGALAGPVGGAPSAHTMSLVALDLALGPAQEVVVTGDPGDPGTRRMLAALADRYGPRTAVLFKPAGTPPASGGPVAEALAEIAPFSAPHDLLDGKATAYVCTGFACRRPTTDVAEILEQLAGSPQDN
- a CDS encoding mechanosensitive ion channel family protein, which encodes MGLDQTIYGNTLSAWLIAAGIYAVTTLALWLLERYALRAFARFASQTRTSLDDLVADVLGETKFGLILFVGLFAASLVLELDPVVALVIRRAAVIAVVVQGGIWANAAIAFWVRRFVDATAGEDAEAVTMVGALSFVGRLAVWSVALLLILDNLGVEVAALLAGLGIGGIAVALAAQNVLGDLLASLSIILDKPFVIGDFLVIGDFQGSVEHIGLKTTRLRSLGGEQLILGNSDVINTRIRNLGRMADRRGALKIGVTYDTPRELLTQIPGWIEEIVEAQEETRFDRCHLSGFADSAIEFDTIFYMTVPEYDRFMDAKQAVLLALHERFDRHGVEIAYPTQVVYTIPAAPAAR
- a CDS encoding ribose-phosphate pyrophosphokinase, with protein sequence MDTTDFSFHTSPIMLLSGTANPALAQGIADVLGERLCDVTIKRFADGEIFVRIDENVRGRDVFLIQPTNPPAENVLELLILIDAAKRASAARVTAVVPYYGYGRSDRKDQPRVSIAAKLLANLMTAAGADRVLSIDFHQHQIQGFFDIPVDHLYAAPVFRRYYEMKKLDNLVVVATDVSAAKMARGYARRLGGDLAIIDKRRPAPNEAEVSNIVGEVEGKHCIVPDDMIDTAGTMVSAIEVLKERGALDVYVLATHPLFSGPALERLGSADVKEITVTDTVPLAPGVQDALPNLTVLSVASLLAQAIESTHTNSSVSMLFK